The Nerophis ophidion isolate RoL-2023_Sa linkage group LG29, RoL_Noph_v1.0, whole genome shotgun sequence genome includes the window tccggtacaggcaaggcttttttattagcgaccaaaagttgcgaacttcatcgtggatgttctctactaaatcctttcagcaaaaaatggcattatggtgaaatgatgaagtatgacacatagaatggacctgctatccctgtttaaataagaacatctcatttcagtaggactttaaatgtcCTGAGAAGATTGAGCATGATGTCATGTTTATTTCAGCATGAAATTTGGTCCATATGAACTTTATTACCGGCCCATTTTGAGAACACTTTTCATTGATTTGTAAAATGGTTTATAACTGTATGAATGTGTGAATGCAGGAAGAAAAGCAACGTTCTACCTCCATCCACATAAACGATCCAAAACATCTTCTGTTGCGCAATCCAGCATGCCCAACATGTGACACATTCTCTCCACACTGCCTGTGTAGGAGGGCTGCGTGTCCCAGCATGCACTGGGCCAACACCAAGTCTCCCAGCATGCACTGGGCTTACACtttgtgtcacacacacaagtcCATTACATTTGAGGCTCCATTTGAACAAAATTAACCTTctgcaagagtgtgtgtgtgtgtgtgtcttgtagGCTTCAATTAcagtaaatagtaaatgggttgtacttgtatagcacttttctaccttcaaggtactcaaagcactttgacactacttccacatttacacacacattcacacactgatggagggagctgccatgcaaggcgctaacctgcagccatcaggagcaagggtgaactgtcttgctcaagatcacaacggacatgacgaggttggtactaggtggggattgaaccagggaccctcgggttgcacacggccactctctcaactgCGCCACGCCAGTCAATTTCAAGAATACATATGCATTTATTCATTCTTATATTACCATCTGACATCTTTTATTTGCGACACACGGCCATGTGTcaaaccatgtgtgtgtgtgtgtgtgtgtgtgtgtgtcttgtagGCTTCAAGTTGAAGCACTTCCTGCGAGATGATGAAACTTTGTCCGGCTTCCTGTTGAGGAATGCCACCCTTCCTCCATCTGTTGTGGATCACATCCTGGAGGCCGACGTCAACTTGGAGAAGGTGATgatcgtgcacacacacacacacacatacacacacgccaTCAAACTGAGGTATCTCTCTCCGTGCGTCTCAGGTCCTTCTCAAAGGGTTTGGGGTCCACCTGCGGGACGCATGTCCTCGTAAAGCGGCGGGCCGGAGTGTGGAGGAATTTGTGAAGATTTCAGACCCGTTGGCCTCCATGATGGTCCAAGAAGTGGTGTGTCGCGCTCCTAATGTGTGGCTGAACCGGGCAGAGCAGAACTTCCTGGACAACGTGGACTTCCTCAAACCTCTCTTGGTAAAAAAGTCTCGCCTACAGCCTAGCCTGTCAGAAAGAattgagggtgtgtgtgtgtgtgtgtgtgtgtgtgtgtgtgtgtgtgtgtgtgtgtgtgtgtagaggcGTGTCCCAGCTTGTCTCTCTTTTCTTTAGTCCCCAGTCTGTGTCGCCTGTAGGCTCCTTTTTCAAGgtcaggaaacaggaagtgaagcTGACAGACTGTGTGAATCTCACATGTCTGAAAGACTGGTTTCCATAGCAACGTGTTTCAGCTGGCTAAAAACACAAGCTACTGAAAAAGACTTGTCAGGTTTACTAGTCGCACCAATAAGAATGCcactcacgtgtgtgtgtgtgtgtctcacacaGAGGGATGCCCGGTCGGACCCTGAAGCTGTCAAGGAGGTTGCCAGGGCAACCAACAAGCTTCTGGACAGTCTGGGCTCGCTGGCGGTGGAGGTAAGAAAATGACCGTGATGTCACAGGAAGTGACTGTCATGTGACCGGGATCCCCCAGCTGGTTGAGGTTCCACAAGTCCAGGCCTTGGTTTTATTCACTTGACATCCAAAACACTGCAGGGGGTGGTGGGGTCAGTCCAAGGTCACGTGGTCGGACAAACAGCTTTCATGTGACCTGCTTCAGGCCCAGTGGGGCAGCTCCGACCCACAACTTGTCAGCTGAACAAAGAAGCAGAACCAACAAatagtgtgtgcgtgtctgtgtgtgtgtgtgtgcgcgagcgcgtgtgtgtgtgtgtgtgtgtgtgtgtgtgcgtgtgtgtgcgcgcgcactgCTTGCTGATTCGTCCTCGTTGACTTGTCCAGTCTGGGCAAACATCAAGAAGCAACCCAGGGGTCTTCATTAGTACAATCAGAATGTTCACATATCACATGAAAGTTATTCGAGCAGTGCTAGTCAATGAGCTAAAAGCCACGGACTGTCAACTCAATGTCCATCACAGCTCTTAAGGCATTGAGAAGGGAAGTCAAGTGAGTCACGCTAGCTGGCGTTCATTCCATACACATCTTCAAGACCTAAATCATTCCTCTCAAATATAGGGGCAGTGAGGTATTGAGGCTGGGCACTAGTGATGTAGTCTAGTGGTCTGGTCTCATGACATAGTCTAATGATCTGCTCTGGCAACACCATCAAGTAATCTAGTGTAGTGACGTAGTCTAGTGGTCTGGTCTCATGACATAGTCTAATGATCTGCTCTGGCAACATCATCAAGTAATCTAGTGTAGTGACGTAGTCTAGTGGTCTGGTCTCATGACATAGTCTAATGATCTGCTCTGGCAACATCATCTAGTAATCTAGTGTAGTGACATAGTCTAGTGGTCTGGTCTCATGACATAGTCTAATGATCTGCTCTGGCAACACCATCAAGTAATCTAGTGTAGTGACATAGTCTAGTGGTCTGGTCTCATGACATAGTCTAATGATCTGCTCTGGCAACACCATCAAGTAATCTAGTGTAGTGACATAGTCTAGTGGTCTGGTCTCATGACATAGTCTAATGATCTGCTCTGGCAACACCATCAAGTAATCTAGTGTAGTGACGTAGTCTAGTGGTCTGGTCTCATGACATAGTCTAATGATCTGCTCTGGCAACAGCATCTAGTAATCTAGTGTAGAGACATAGTCTAGTGGTCTGGTCTCATGACATAGTCTAATGATCTGCTCTGGCAACACCATCAAGTAATCTAGTGTAGAGACGTAGTCTAGTGGTCTGGTCTCATGACATAGTCTAATGATCTGCTCTGGCAACACCATCAAGTAATCTAGTGTAGTGACGTAGTCTAGTGGTCTGGTCTCATGACATAGTCTAATGATCTGCTCTGGCAACATCATCAAGTAATCTAGTGTAGTGACGTAGTCTAGTGGTCTGGTCTCATGACATAGTCTAATGATCTGCTCTGGCAACATCATCTAGTAATCTAGTGTAGTGACATAGTCTAGTGGTCTGGTCTCATGACATAGTCTAATGATCTGCTCTGGCAACACCATCAAGTAATCTAGTGTAGTGACATAGTCTAGTGGTCTGGTCTCATGACATAGTCTAATGATCTGCTCTGGCAACATCATCTAGTAATCTAGTGTAGTGACATAGTCTAGTGGTCTGGTCTCATGACATAGTCTAATGATCTGCTCTGGCAACACCATCAAGTAATCTAGTGTAGTGACATAGTCTAGTGGTCTGGTCTCATGACATAGTCTAATGATCTGCTCTGGCAACACCATCAAGTAATCTAGTGTAGTGACGTAGTCTAGTGGTCTGGTCTCATGACATAGTCTAATGATCTGCTCTGGCAACAGCATCTAGTAATCTAGTGTAGAGACATAGTCTAGTGGTCTGGTCTCATGACATAGTCTAATGATCTGCTCTGGCAACACCATCAAGTAATCTAGTGTAGAGACGTAGTCTAGTGGTCTGGTCTCATGACATAGTCTAATGATCTGCTCTGGCAACACCATCAAGTAATCTAGTGTAGTGACGTAGTCTAGTGGTCTGGTCTCATGACATAGTCTAATGATCTGCTCTGGCAACAGCATCTAGTAATCTAGTGTAGAGACATAGTCTAGTGGTCTGGTCTCATGACATAGTCTAATGATCTGCTCTGGCAACACCATCAAGTAATCTAGTGTAGTGACGTAGTCTAGTGGTCTGGTCTCATGACATAGTCTAATGATCTGCTCTGGCAACACCATCAAGTAATCTAGTGTAGTGACGTAGTCTAGTGGTCTGGTCTCATGACATAGTCTAATGATCTGCTCTGGCAACACCATCAAGTAATCTAGTGTAGTGACGTAGTCTAGTGGTCTGGTCTCATGACATAGTCTAATGATCTGCTCTGGCAACATCATCTAGTAATCTAGTGTAGAAACATAGTCTAGTGGTCTGGTCTCATGACATAGTCTAATGATCTGCTCTGGCAACACCATCAAGTAATCTAGTGTAGTGACGTAGTCTAGTGGTCTGGTCTCATGACATAGTCTAGTGATCTGCTCTGGCAACAGCATCTAGTAATCTAGTGTAGAGACATAGTCTAGTGGTCTGGTCTCATGACATAGTCTAATGATCTGCTCTGGCAACATCATCTAGTAATCTAGTGTAGTGACATAGTCTAGTGGTCTGGTCTCATGACATAGTCTAATGATCTGCTCTGGCAACATCATCTAGTAATCTAGTGTAGTGACATAGTCTAGTGGTCTGGTCTCATGACATAGTCTAATGATCCGCTCTGGCAACACCATCAAGTAATCTAGTGTAGAGACATAGTCTAGTGGTCTGGTCTCATGACATAGTCTAATGATCTGCTCTGGCAACATCATCTAGTAATCTAGTGTAGTGACATAGTCTAGTGGTCTGGTCTCATGACATAGTCTAATGATCTGCTCTGGCAACACCATCAAGTAATCTAGTGTAGTGACATAGTCTAGTGGTCTGGTCTCATGACATAGTCTAATGATCTCCTCTGGCAACACCATCAAGTAATCTAGTGTAGTGACGTAGTCTAGTGGTCTGGTCTCATGACATAGTCTAATGATCTCCTCTGGCAACACCATCAAGTAATCTAGTGTAGAGACATAGTCTAGTGGTCTGGTCTCATGACATAGTCTAATGATCTCCTCTGGCAACACCATCAAGTAATCTAGTGTAGAGACATAGTCTAGTGGTCTGGTCTCATGACATAGTCTAATGATCTCCTCTGGCAACATCATCTAGTAATCTAGTGTAGAGACATAGTCTAGTGGTCTGGTCTCATGACATAGTCTAATGATCTCCTCTGGCAACATCATCTAGTAATCTAGTGTAGAGACATAGTCTAGTGGTCTGGTCTCATGACATAGTCTAATGATCTGCTCTGGCAACACCATCTAGTAATCTAGTGTAGAGACATAGTCTAGTGCTGTAGTGTAGAGACAGTCTAGTGACGTAATCTAGTGTAGTGACATAGTCTAgtgctctagaccagtggttctcaaccttttttcagtgatgtaccccctgtgaacatgattttaattcaagtaccccctaatcacagcaaagcatttttggttggaaaaagagataaagaagtagaatacagcactatgtcatcagtttctgatttattaaattgtataacagtgcaaaatattgctcatttgtagtggtctttcttcaactatttgggaaaaaaagatataaaaataactaaaaatttgttgaaaaataaacaagtgattcaattataaataaagatttctaatcatcaagttaaagtgtcctctttggggattgtaatagagatccatatggattcatcaacttacttctaaacatttcttcacaaaaatagaaatctttaacatcaatatttatggaacatgtccacaaaaaatctagctgtcaacactgaatattgcattgttgcatttcttttcacactttatgaacttacattcatattttgttgaagtattattcaataaatatatttataaaggatttttaaactgttgctatttttagaatatttaaaaaaaatctcaattaccccttggcataccttcaagtacccccaggggtacgcgtacccccatttgagaaccactgctctagtctaATGACATAGTGTAGTGATAGTCTAGTGCTCTAGTATAGTGACGTAGTGTAGTGACCGTCTAGTGATGTGGTCTATTGACATAATCTAGTAATCCAGTGTAGTGCTCTAGTCTAGTGACGTAGTCTAGGTATCTGGTGTAGTGACATAGTCCAGTGATCTAGTCTTATGACCTAGTCTAGTGACTTGGTCTAGTGACATAGTCTAGTGATCTAGTCTGGTTATGTAGTCTAGGGATGTAGTCTTGTGACATTGTCTGGCGATATACTCTATGATCTGGTCGAGTGACATAGTCTATGGACAGTGTAGTGATCTAGTCTAGTAATACAGTCTAGTGATCTGGTCTCATGACAGTCTAGTAATCTGATCTGGTAATATAATCTAGTGATGTAGTTTAGTGATCTAGTCTGGTGTCATAGTCTAGTGACAGACTTTAGTGAAATAATCTAATGACGTACTCTAGTGACATAGTCTAGTGACTGTCTATTGATGTGGTCTATTGACCTAATACTAGTTTTATAATGTAGTCTAGTGACATTGTCTGGGAACATAGGCTGTGATCTGGTCTAGTGACATAGTCCAGGGACAGTCTAGTGATTTGGTCTGGTAACATAATATAGTAACATAGTCTAGTGAACTAGTCTGGTGACATAGTATAGTGACTGAGTTTAGTGAACACTGACGTACTCCTGTGACATGGTCTAGTGACGTAGTGTCGTAAAAGTCTAGTGGTGTGGTCTACTGACATAATCTAGTTACATAATCCAGTAATCTATCGTAGTGACATAGCGATCTAGTCTCATGACGTGGTCTAGAGACATAGTCTGGGGACATTGTCTATGATCTGGTCTAGTGACATAGTCTAGGGACAGTCTAATGATCTAGTCTAGTAACATAGTCTAGTGATTTGGTCTGGTAACATAATCCAGTGACATAGTCTAGTGATCTAGTCTGGTGACATAGTCTAGTAACATAGTTTAGTGAAATAATTTAGTGAGGTACTTTAGTGACATAGTCTAGTGACGTAGTGTAGTGACAGTCTATTGATGTGGTCTATTGATATAATCTAGTGACCTAGTCTAGTAACCTAgtgtattaatcaatcaatcaatgtttacttatatagccctaaatcactagtgtctcaaagggctgcacaaaccactacgacatcctcagtaggcccacataagggcaaggaaaactcacacccagtgggacgtcggtgacaatgatgactatgagaacatgatactgtgatactgatgatactgatgactatgagaacatatgagaacatatgagaacatgatactgtgaaagatcaatccataatggatccaacacagtcgcgagagtccagtccaaagcggatccaaaacagcagcgagagtcccgttcacagcggagccagcaggaaaccatcccaaacggaggctgatcagcagcacagagatgtccccagccgatacacaggcgagcagtacatggccaccggatcggaccggactccctccacaaaggagagtgggacatagaagaaaaagaaaagaaacggcagatcaactggtctaaaaagggagtctatttaaaggctagagtatacaaatgagttttaaggtgagacttaaatgcttctactgaggtagcatctcaaactgttaccgggagggcattccagagtactggagcccgaaatgaaaaagctctatagcccgcagactttttttgggctttggggatcactaataagccggagtcctttgaacgcagatttcttgccgggacatatggtacaatacaatcggcaagataggatggagctagaccgtgtagtattttatacgtaagtagtaaaaccttaaagtcacatcttaagtgcacaggaagccagtgcaggtgagccagtataggtatatatgtatgtatatatgtatataaaggtatatacagtataggtatatatgtatgtatatatgtatataaaggtatatacagtataggtatatatgtatgtatatatgtatataaaggtatatacagtacaggcgtaatgtgatcaaactttcttgttcttgtcaaaagtctagcagccgcattttgtaccaactgtaatcttttaatgctagacatggggagacccgaaaataatacgttacagtattcgaggcgagacgtaacaaacgcatggataatgatctcagcgtctttagtggacagaatggagcgaattttagcgatattgcggatatgaaagaaggccgttttagtaacgcttttaatgtgtgcctcaaaggagagagttggctcaaagataatacccagattctttaccgtgtcgccttgtttaattgtttggttgtcaaatgttagagttgtattattaaatagagttcggtgtctagcaggaccgataatcagcatttccgtttttttggcgttgagttgcaaaaagttagcggacatccattgtttaatttcattaagacacgcctccagctgactacaatccggcgtgttggtcagctttaggggcatgtagagttgggtgtcatcagcataacagtgaaagctaacaccgtatttgcgtatgatgtcacctagcggcagcatgtagatgctgaagagtgcagggccaaggaccgaaccctggggaactccacacgttaccttaacgtagtccgaggtcacattgttgtaGTGACATAGTCTAGTGATCTAGACACATGATCTAGTCTAGTTACGTGGTgtgatcagaatcagacatactttaaaGACAGTCTAGGAATGTAGTCTTGTGACACTGTCTGGGGATATACTTTATTATCTGGTATAGTGACATAGTCTATGGACAGTATAGTGATCTGGTCTGGTAACATAACCTAGTGAATTAGTTTGGTGAAATAATCTAGTGAGGTACTCTAGTGACATAATCTAGTGACGTAGTGTAGTGACGGTCTATTGATGTGGTCTGTTGACACAATCTAGTGACATAATCTAGTAATTTGGTAAAGTGACAGTCTAGTGACGTGTTCTATTGACAATCTAGTAATCTGGTGTAGTGACATAGACAAGTGATCTAGTCTAGTGACGTGGTCTCGTGACATAGTCTGGTGATGTAGTCTAGTGACATTGTCTTGGGACATAGTCAATGATGTGGTCTAATGACATAGTCTAGGGAGATTTTAGTGATCTAGTGTAGTAACATTGTCTAGTGATCTTGTCTGGTAACATAAACTAGTGACATAGTCTAGTGATGTAGTCTGgtgcagtggttcgcaaccttttttcagtgatgtaccccccgtgaacatatttttgattcaagtaccccctaatcagagcaaagcaattttggttgaaaaaaagagataaagaagtaaaatacagcactatgtcatcagtttctgatttattaaattgtataacagtgcaaaatattgctcatttgtagtggtcttttttgatctatttggaaaagaagatataaaattatctaaaaacttgttgaaaaataagtgattcatccattcattttttaccgcttattcccttcggggccgCGCTGGAGGCTCTCTCAggtacaatcgagcggaaggcagcgtacaccctggacaagtcgccacttcatagcAGGGCcacaagtgattcaatgataaatgcagatttctccacatagaagtaatcatcaacttaaagtgccctctttggggattgtaatagagatccatctggattcatcaacttacttctaaacatttcttcacaaaaatataaatctttaacatcaatatttatggaacatgtccacagaaaatctagctgtcaacactgaatattgcattgttgtatttcttttcacactttatgaacttacattcatattttgttgaagtattattcaataaatatatttataaaggatttttgaattgttgctatttttagaatatttaaaaaaaatctcacgtaccccttggcataccttcaagtacccccaggggtacacgtacctccatttgagaaccactactctAGTGATATGGTCTAGTGACATAGTCTAGTGATCTACAACCATGGGGTGAGTGTGAATGGCGCACATATTGCTTGTGCTACAACATGCTTGCATACATGAAATACAATTGTATAATCATtagagcatccatccattttctaccgcttgtccctcccgAGGTtgtgggggtggctggagcctatcccagctgcacttgtgCGGAAGGCGGGCTAGAACCTGGACAGCATTCCCACTCTGTGCTTCTTATATAGGAGCAGGCGGGCATGAGAAGTACTTCTTATATAGGAGCAGGCGGGCATGAGAAGTACTTCTTATATAGGAGCAGGCGGGCATGAGAAGTACTTCTTATATAGGAGCAGGCGGGCATGAGAAGTACTTCTTATATAGGAGCAGGCGGGCATGAGAAGTACTTCTTATATAGGAGCAGGCGGGCATGAGAAGTACTTCTTATATAGGAGCAGGCGGGCATGAGAAGTACTTCTTATATAGGAGCAGGCGGGCATGAGAAGTACTTCTTATATAGGAGCAGGCGGGCATGAGAAGTACTTCTTATATAGGAGCAGGCGGGCATGAGAAGTACTTCTTATATAGGAGCAGGCGGGCATGAGAAGTACTTCTTATATAGGAGCAGGCGGGCATGAGAAGTACTTCTTATATAGGAGCAGGCGGGCATGAG containing:
- the abca4a gene encoding retinal-specific phospholipid-transporting ATPase ABCA4a, coding for MSDWTQLALLLWKNFTYRRRQTLQLLVEILWPLFIFFILIAVRLSYPPYEQHECHFPNKAMPSAGTLPWIQGILCNANNPCFRSPTPGESPGVVGNFNDSIVSRLFSDAKKILLYSQNDKNLEGFKELARALRALQSSRSGFKLKHFLRDDETLSGFLLRNATLPPSVVDHILEADVNLEKVLLKGFGVHLRDACPRKAAGRSVEEFVKISDPLASMMVQEVVCRAPNVWLNRAEQNFLDNVDFLKPLLRDARSDPEAVKEVARATNKLLDSLGSLAVEVRK